GGCCTGCGCCTCCGCCAGGCGCCGGATGCAGTTCTCGACGATGATCACCGCGCCGTCCACGATCAGGCCGAAGTCGAGCGCGCCGAGGCTCATCAGGTTGCCGCTGATCCGCCCGCGGGCCATGCCCGCGAAGGTGAGCAGCATCGAGAGCGGGATCACCAGTGCGGTCAGGAAGGCTGCCCGCACGTTGCCGAGCAGCAGGAAGAGCACGACCACGACCAGCAGCGCGCCCTCGACGAGGTTGCGCTCGACCGTCGCGATCGTCCGCTCGACGAGCTCGCTGCGGTCGTAGACGGTTCGCGTGACGACGCCCTCCGGCAGGGTCTCGTTCACCTCGGCGAGCTTCGCGGCCACGCGCTGCGACACCGAGCGGCTGTTCTCGCCGAGCAGCATGATGACCGTGCCGAGCACCACCTCCTCGCCGTCCAGGGTGGCGGCTCCCGTCCGCAGCTCGCGCCCCGGCCCGACCTCGGCGACCTCCGCGACGCGCACCGGCACGCCCTCGTGCAGGCCGACCACGATCCGCTCGACGTCCTCCGGACCCGCCACCTGGCCGGGCGCGCGGACCAGCACCTGCTCGCCGTTCTTCTCGATGTAGCCCGCGCCGACGTTCGCGTTGTTGCGCGCGATGGCGTCGAGCAGGTCGCGGAACGAGAGCCCGTAGGCGACCAGGCGCTCGGGCCGCGGCGTCACGTGGATCTCCTGCGCGAAGCCGCCGATCGTGCTGACCTCCGCGACGCCGGACACCCCGCGCAGCTGCGGGCGCACGACCCAGTCCTGGAGCGTGCGCAGGCTGGTGGCGTCCCAGGGACGGCCCTGTGGATCGAGGGCGCCGGGCTCGGCCGCCATCGTGAACGAGAAGATCTCGCCGAGGCCCGTCGCGATCGGGCCGAGCGTCGGCTCGACGCCAGGCGGCAGCGAGCCCGCCGCCTCGCGCAGCCGCTCGCCGATCAGCTGGCGCGCGAAGTAGACGTCGGTGCCGTCCTCGAAGACCACCGTCACCTGCGAGAGCCCGTAGCGGGAGAGCGAGCGCGTGTGGTCGAGGCGCGGCAGGCCGGCCAGCGTGGTCTCGATCGGCACCGTGATCCGCTGCTCGATCTCGAGCGGCGAGAAGCCGGGCGCCTCGGTGTTCACCTGCACCTGCACGTTCGTGATGTCGGGCACGGCGTCGATCGGGAGCTGCGTGAAGCTCCAGGCGCCGAACGCGGCGGCGAACGCCGTGGCCGCCAGCACGAGCCAGCGGCGGCGCAACGAGAAGTGGATCACGGCGTCCAGCACGGCGCCCTCCTGCTCCTAGGCGACCGGCCGAAGCCGCGTCGGGGCGATCCTCTCCATCCCGTGTCGGTCTCCTAGTGCTCGTGGCTCGCGCCGGCCTTGCCGGCCTCGGCCTTCACGACGAAGCTCCCCTGGGCCGCGTAGCGCTGGCCGGCGGCCAGGCCCGCGCGCACCTCGACGCGCTCCGCGTCGCGGCGCCCGAGCTCGACGGGCTGCGCCACGAAGCCGCCCTCGCGCTCGAGGTAGACGACGTCGCGGTCGCCCAGCCGCTGCACGGCCCCGGCGGCGACCGCCACCGCCACGTCCTCGGACTCACGCTCGACCTCGGCGGTGACGAACAGGCCCGGGCGCCAGGTGCGATCCGGGTTCGGCAGCACGGCCCGCGCCAGGAGCGTCTGGGTGTTCGGTGCCCCGACCGGCGAGAGATACGAGATCGTGCTCTCCGCGGGCGGCGTGCCGTCGCCGGCGTCGACGCGTACGCGCTGGCCGAGCCGCAGCCGGCCGAAGTCGGGGCGGTAGACGTCGAGATCCACCCACACGGTCGAGAGGTCGGCGATCACGAAGATCTCCTGCTCGCTCGACACGAACTCGCCGGGTGCGATCTCCTTGGCGATCACGGTGCCCGCGAGGCGCGCGCGCACCTCGTAGGGGTGCAGGCTCTCGTTGCTCTCGATGACCGCGAGCAGGTCACCGGGCGCGACCCGATCGCCGACGCGCTTGTGGACCGCGAGCACCGCGCCCGGGAAGCGCGGCCGGAGATGGGCGAGCGCGTCCTCGTTGGCGGTGATGCGGCCCCCCAGCACCACGTGCTCGTGGATCGTCGCGGGGCCGGCGGTGGCAACCTCGATGCCGGCGGCTGCGCGCTGCGCAGCGTCCATCGGGATCGGCTCCGGCGCGGACGCGTGGTCGTGGCCGTCGCGCTCGGGCCCATGGGCTTCGCTCCCGTCGTCTGCGTGCGGCTCGCCGGCTCCGCAGCCGGCCAGGGCCCCGGCGATCGCGAGCGCCGCCGCTCGCAGGAGCGTCCCGCGGATCATCGGGCCGCCCTCCCGAGCGGTGCGCCGGTGAGGCGCTCCAGCCGATGCGCGGCGCGCTGCGCCTCGAGCAGGGCGTCGACCCGGCGCAGGGAGGTGGCGATCCGCTCGGCCTCGGCCTCCAGCACCTCGTGCTGGGAGTTGCGGCCGGCCTCGTAGCCGCGCCGGAGCTCGGCGGCGAGGCGATCGAGCGCAGGGAGCACGCTCGCACCGAGCCGCTCCGCCTCCGCGCTCGAGGCCAGGAGCGCGGCCCGCGCCGCCGCGAGCTCGGCGTCCGCGCGCTGCTCCGCCGCGCGCTGCTCCTGCTCGACCCGGGCGCGCCGGTAGCGCGCCTCCGCGATCGCCCCGTCGTTGCGATCCCAGAGCGGAAGCGGGAGCGACGCCCCGAAGACGAGCGTCGCGTCGTCGGAGCCGGCCAGGTAGCGCGGCCCTGCCGCGAGCGTCACGTCGGGCACGCGCGCGCTGCGGGCGCCCGCGAGCTCGGCGTCGCGGCCCTCGCGCGCCACGGCCCAGCGCGCCCGCTCGGGGCTCCCGGCCGCACGGCTGCGCAGCTCGTCGAGGGGCGGCGGCTCGGGCGGCACCCCGAGGTCGCCGGCGGCGCGCTCGAAGCGGGCCTCCGTGCCGCCCCACTGCTGGGCGAGCGCCGCACGTGCGACCGCCACCGCGCGCTCGGCGCGTTCGCTCGCGAGGGCGGCTTCGGCAACGGTGACGTCGGCGCGGATCCGCTCGGCCGGCGAGGCCAGCCCGGCCGCGACCCGCTGCCGGGCAGCGCGACCGAGCGCCGCGGCGAGGCGGGCGGCAGCGGCGGCAAGCCGGCTCCTCTCCTGCGCGGCGAGCAGCTCGGCGAACGCGTCCGCGGTCGCGGTGAAGACGTCGAGACGGCGCGCCTCGTGGTCCCAGCCGGCCAGCCCGCGCTCGGCCTCGGCGAGACGCACGCGCGCCGCGCGCTTGCCGCCGAGCTCGACGAGCTGCCCGATCTCGAGCGTCGTCTGCGACTCGCTCGCACCCCCGAGCTCCCCGCTGCCGAGGACGTCCTCGACCTCGAGCGAGAGGGTCGGGTTCGGGCGCCGGCCGGCCTGGAGCAGCGCCGCCTCGCGCGCGCGCAGCTCGTAGGCCTCGGAGGCGAGCTCGGGGTTCCCGAGCAGCGCGGCCGCGAGCGCGTCCTCGAGGCCCAGGACGCCCGTGGGATCCACGGCCGCCGGCGCGGCGCTCGCCGCCGGATCCGCGGCAGCGGAGAAGGTGGGGAGCTCGCGGCCCAGGGGGAGCGGGCCGGGCGGCCCGGGCTGGGCCTGCGCAGGGGCGGCGAGCGCGGCGCACAGCGCCGGCGCCCAGGCCGCGACGGATCGTCGCATCGTGTCGTCCTCGCACGGGAGACGGAGGCACGCGCGCGGCCTCGAGGCCGCGCACGCGGAACGCGCGCGCCCTCGCGCGCGCAGCACGGCCTCCGTCTAGACGCGCAGGACGACGGTGCGCAGGAGCGCCGCGCTGCGTCCCGCGGCACGCAGCCCCCCGTTCCACGGGAGCTCCGCGATCGACGCGGGCGCGAGCGCGACGCCGGCCGCCAGCCAGGCGGGCGGTGCCGGGAGGCGACGGGCGCCCTCCCGCAGCGGATCGGACGCCACGAGGTGGACGACGTGGTCCCCTTCGTGGGCTTCGAGGCCCGGGCCGCCGTGATCGTCGTGGCGGTCGTGATGGAGGACCACGTCCAGGTGGCCGGTGTCGGGCTCGAGCGAGAGCCGGTGCCCGCCGTCCAGGCTCGCTGCGAGCGATCCGACGAGGACGCCCGGGTGCGCCGCGAAGAGGTACGCGAGCGTCGAGGCCAGCAGGGCGGCGCGGACCAGGGGTCGGCGGGGCGGAACGGACTTCACGGCGGGCCCAGGCTCCCGGAGGCGGATCCGCATGTCAACCGCGCCGGCTCCGCCCGCCCAGCGCGGTAGATTGTGCCTCCCACCCGGCTCGCGAGGCCCCGATGCCCGACGCCCCCAAGTCCTTCCACCTCTCGCCCGCCGTCCACGACTACCTGGTCCGGCACGGCACCCCGCCCGACGCCGTGCAGCAGGAGCTGATCGCGGCGACGAAGCAGCTCGGCGGGATCTCGCTCATGCAGATCGCGCCCGAGCAGGGCGCCTTCCTGACCCTGCTCGCGCGCGCGATCGGCGCGCGCCAAGCGCTCGAGGTCGGCACCTTCACCGGCTACTCGGCCCTGTGCATCGCGCGCGGGCTCGCGCCCGGGGGCCGGCTGCTCTGCTGCGACGTCTCCGAGGAGTGGACCGCGATCGCGCGCCGCTTCTGGGCGAAGGCGGGCGTCGCCGAGCGCATCGAGCTGCGCCTCGGCCCGGCGGCCGAGACGCTCGCCGCGCTGCCGCGCGAGCCCCGCTTCGACCTCGCCTTCCTCGACGCCGACAAGGGCGGCTACCCGCTCTACTACGAGGAGATCCTGGAGCGGCTGCGCCCGGGCGGGCTCGTGCTCGTCGACAACGTGCTCTGGTTCGGGCGCGTCGCCGACCCGGCGGCCGACGACGAGGCGACCGGGCAGATCCGGGCCTTCAACGCGAAGCTCGCCGCCGATCCGCGCGTCGAGGTCGTCCTGCTCCCGATCGGCGACGGGCTCACGATCGCGCGCAAGCGCTGAGCGCCACGGCGTCGGTCTCCGGGATGCGCTCGGGCTCCGCGCGGGCCGCGGCCGTCCACTCGCAGAGCGCGGGGAGCGCGCGCACCGCGTCGGCGTAGGCCCGCGCCGCCGGCGGGAGCGCCACGCCGTAGCTGTGGAAGCGCGTCACCACGGGCGCGTACATCGCGTCGGCGATCGTGAAGGAGCCGAAGAGGAAGGGCCCGGCCAGACCGGAGCGCGCGCGGCAGCCCTCCCAGATCGCGACGACGCGCTCGACCTCGGCGTGCACCTCGGGTGCCAGCGCGAGGTGCGCGCCCTCCGCGCGCAGGTTCATCGGCAGGGCGCTGCGCAGCGCGGCGAAGCCCGCGTGCATCTCCGCGCTGATCGCCCGCGCGTGCGCGCGCGCGGCCGCCTCCGCCGGCCACAGGCCCGCCTGCGGCGCTTGCTCGGCGGCGTACTCGCAGATCGCGAGCGAGTCCCAGACCGTGAGCGCACCGTCGTGCAGGACAGGCACCCAGCCGGCGGGCGAGTGGCGGAGGATCGCCGCCCGGGTCCCCGCGACCGAGAGGGGGATGCGCTGCTCCTCGAAGGCGAGCCCGGCCATGCGCAACGCGAGCCAGGCGCGCAGCGACCACGACGAGTAGTTCTTGTTGCCGATCACGAGGATCCGGGACGCCAACGCTCCTCCCTGCCGCGCGCCGGGCGCCGGTCGCCGCCCCGCGGCCTGCGGGCGGGCCCTTGTCGCAAGGCACGCAGTAGGTTAGTAAACGCTCACTCGATGTCCTCCTCGACCCCGCGGCCCCGTCCCCGCCGCCGGCCGGCCGCCGCCACGCGCCCGGCCCGCCGGGAGCGCCCGCGCGGGGCCGAGCGCCGGCGCCAGATCCTCGACGAGGCGGCGCGCCTGTTCGCGAGCGCCGGCTTCCGCGGCGTCACGACGCGCGACGTGGCGGCGCGGGTCGGCATCACCGAGGCCGCGCTCTACCGCTACTTCCCGGGCAAGGAGGCGATCTACGCGGCGATCCTCGAGGAGCGCATGGCCAGCGCCGACCCGCTGGCGGCGCTCGAGGAGGCGGCCGCCGCGGGCCGCGACCGCGAGGTGTTCACGGGCCTCGCGCTGCTCCTCCTGCGGCGGGTCGAGCAGGACCCCTCGCTGCTGCGCCTGCTGCTCTTCTCCGCGCTCGAGGGCCACGACATGGCGGGCCCCTTCCAGGAGAAGCGCATCCGGCGCCTGCGCAGCTTCCTCGAGGAGTACGCCAAGCGCCGCCAGCGCGAGGGCGCCTTCCGCGGCATCGACCCGGCCCTGACGGCGCGCGCCTTCATCGGGATGGTCGTGGACCACCTGATCGTGCGGCACGTCTTCGGGCAGCGCGACGCCTACCCGCAGCCGCCCGAGGCGGTCGCCGAGGCCTACGTCGCGATCTTCCTCGACGGCGTGCGCGCCCGGGCCGGGCGGGCCCGCCGTGGCTGAGGCCGCCGCCGCCGGCCGCGGGCGCTCGCGCGTGGCGGCACGCCCGCTCCTGCTGGGCGCCGTCGCGCTCGCCGTGCTGGCCGCCGGCACCGTGTGGCTGCTCGGCCTGCGCGGGGTCGAGAGCACCGACGACGCCTTTGTCGAGGGCCATCTCGTCTTCCTCTCGCCGCGCGTGGG
The nucleotide sequence above comes from Deltaproteobacteria bacterium. Encoded proteins:
- a CDS encoding TetR/AcrR family transcriptional regulator, translating into MSSSTPRPRPRRRPAAATRPARRERPRGAERRRQILDEAARLFASAGFRGVTTRDVAARVGITEAALYRYFPGKEAIYAAILEERMASADPLAALEEAAAAGRDREVFTGLALLLLRRVEQDPSLLRLLLFSALEGHDMAGPFQEKRIRRLRSFLEEYAKRRQREGAFRGIDPALTARAFIGMVVDHLIVRHVFGQRDAYPQPPEAVAEAYVAIFLDGVRARAGRARRG
- a CDS encoding class I SAM-dependent methyltransferase yields the protein MPDAPKSFHLSPAVHDYLVRHGTPPDAVQQELIAATKQLGGISLMQIAPEQGAFLTLLARAIGARQALEVGTFTGYSALCIARGLAPGGRLLCCDVSEEWTAIARRFWAKAGVAERIELRLGPAAETLAALPREPRFDLAFLDADKGGYPLYYEEILERLRPGGLVLVDNVLWFGRVADPAADDEATGQIRAFNAKLAADPRVEVVLLPIGDGLTIARKR
- a CDS encoding CusA/CzcA family heavy metal efflux RND transporter; this translates as MLDAVIHFSLRRRWLVLAATAFAAAFGAWSFTQLPIDAVPDITNVQVQVNTEAPGFSPLEIEQRITVPIETTLAGLPRLDHTRSLSRYGLSQVTVVFEDGTDVYFARQLIGERLREAAGSLPPGVEPTLGPIATGLGEIFSFTMAAEPGALDPQGRPWDATSLRTLQDWVVRPQLRGVSGVAEVSTIGGFAQEIHVTPRPERLVAYGLSFRDLLDAIARNNANVGAGYIEKNGEQVLVRAPGQVAGPEDVERIVVGLHEGVPVRVAEVAEVGPGRELRTGAATLDGEEVVLGTVIMLLGENSRSVSQRVAAKLAEVNETLPEGVVTRTVYDRSELVERTIATVERNLVEGALLVVVVLFLLLGNVRAAFLTALVIPLSMLLTFAGMARGRISGNLMSLGALDFGLIVDGAVIIVENCIRRLAEAQAERGGPLPLAERLDTVAEATRQVVRPSVFGVTIILIVYVPILALAGVEGKMFQPMAITVILALLAALLLSVTFVPAAVAVFLGGRVRERENALMGGARRGYAWVLEHALARPLPVLAAAAALAAGALGLASGMGREFIPTLDEGDVAVQALRIPGTSLTQSIAMQKGVERALLALPEVSHTMARIGTAEIATDPMPPSIADGYVMLKPRSAWPDPEKPKARLVTEIEERLATQPGNSYEISQPIELRFNELIAGVRSDVAVKIFGDDFATLQHLGEEVAGVLEGIRGAADVKAEQGAGLPFLEIRFDRAALARFGLSLDEVQEVARIAIGGEVAGQVFEGDRRFDLVVR
- a CDS encoding efflux RND transporter periplasmic adaptor subunit, producing MIRGTLLRAAALAIAGALAGCGAGEPHADDGSEAHGPERDGHDHASAPEPIPMDAAQRAAAGIEVATAGPATIHEHVVLGGRITANEDALAHLRPRFPGAVLAVHKRVGDRVAPGDLLAVIESNESLHPYEVRARLAGTVIAKEIAPGEFVSSEQEIFVIADLSTVWVDLDVYRPDFGRLRLGQRVRVDAGDGTPPAESTISYLSPVGAPNTQTLLARAVLPNPDRTWRPGLFVTAEVERESEDVAVAVAAGAVQRLGDRDVVYLEREGGFVAQPVELGRRDAERVEVRAGLAAGQRYAAQGSFVVKAEAGKAGASHEH
- a CDS encoding glutathione S-transferase family protein; its protein translation is MASRILVIGNKNYSSWSLRAWLALRMAGLAFEEQRIPLSVAGTRAAILRHSPAGWVPVLHDGALTVWDSLAICEYAAEQAPQAGLWPAEAAARAHARAISAEMHAGFAALRSALPMNLRAEGAHLALAPEVHAEVERVVAIWEGCRARSGLAGPFLFGSFTIADAMYAPVVTRFHSYGVALPPAARAYADAVRALPALCEWTAAARAEPERIPETDAVALSACARS
- a CDS encoding TolC family protein codes for the protein MRRSVAAWAPALCAALAAPAQAQPGPPGPLPLGRELPTFSAAADPAASAAPAAVDPTGVLGLEDALAAALLGNPELASEAYELRAREAALLQAGRRPNPTLSLEVEDVLGSGELGGASESQTTLEIGQLVELGGKRAARVRLAEAERGLAGWDHEARRLDVFTATADAFAELLAAQERSRLAAAAARLAAALGRAARQRVAAGLASPAERIRADVTVAEAALASERAERAVAVARAALAQQWGGTEARFERAAGDLGVPPEPPPLDELRSRAAGSPERARWAVAREGRDAELAGARSARVPDVTLAAGPRYLAGSDDATLVFGASLPLPLWDRNDGAIAEARYRRARVEQEQRAAEQRADAELAAARAALLASSAEAERLGASVLPALDRLAAELRRGYEAGRNSQHEVLEAEAERIATSLRRVDALLEAQRAAHRLERLTGAPLGRAAR